Proteins encoded together in one Mercenaria mercenaria strain notata chromosome 18, MADL_Memer_1, whole genome shotgun sequence window:
- the LOC128550775 gene encoding titin-like produces MGNKKSSIKTGEEIKDSSEPLKFKTDISDIEVGSKTSTATFLCELNMSQIEVEWYYCSKRLHPSHKYAIIDDGFIHKLKISNVSENDEGKYSVIAKGIRSEAKLYVEAHCKSKDL; encoded by the exons ATGGGAAACAAAAAAAGTTCCATCAAAACAGGGGAGGAAATAAAAG ACTCAAGTGAGCCTCTGAAGTTCAAAACTGATATTTCAGATATAGAGGTAGGAAGCAAAACCAGCACGGCCACCTTTTTATGCGAACTCAACATGAGCCAAATCGAGGTGGAATGGTACTATTGCAGTAAACGTTTACATCCGTCACACAAGTATGCAATTATAGATGATGGATTTATTCATAAGTTAAAGATCAGCAATGTTTCGGAAAACGATGAAGGCAAATACTCGGTGATAGCAAAGGGAATACGATCTGAAGCCAAACTCTACGTAGAAG ctCATTGCAAATCCAAAGATTTATAA